In Halosegnis marinus, one genomic interval encodes:
- a CDS encoding tRNA uridine(34) 5-carboxymethylaminomethyl modification radical SAM/GNAT enzyme Elp3, whose product MSTDADPFERVCEHLAERILDGEVGKDDVESAKLDACSEHGAARVPKHADILDHAPDGRRSELEEVLQRKPVRTASGVSPVAVMTSPHTCPHGKCLYCPGGPASEFDSSQSYTGHEPAAARGVQNDYDPYGQVTLRLNQLRKIGHPVDKAELIVMGGTMTARSHDYQEWFVKRCLQAMNEFDPEAEPTPAEEESFAEESYPFRYLEDVIAENETAAVRNIGTTFETKPDWCDPEQIDRMLRLGGTKVEVGVQTTYERVNREMHRGHGVQASIDANRRLRDAGFKVGFHMMPGQPGMSKEMCLEDFRRVFERAEWKPDYLKIYPTLVVRDTLTYDMWRRGEYDPLTNDEAAELVAEIKSMVPRYTRLQRVQRDIPADHIDAGVWKSNLRQLAWKEMEKHGWECECIRCREAGMNDDEPEDVELRVDTYEAGGGTEYFISVEDFEKDLLVGFCRLRFPNDPVRRELADAAVVRELHVYGSEVGVGGPESEGTHQHRGWGRRLLARAEDIARDAGYDELAVISGIGVRQYYREKLGYHQNGPYVSTRL is encoded by the coding sequence GTGAGCACCGACGCCGACCCCTTCGAGCGCGTCTGCGAACACCTCGCCGAGCGCATCCTCGACGGGGAGGTCGGGAAGGACGACGTCGAGAGCGCCAAGCTCGACGCCTGCTCGGAGCACGGCGCGGCGCGGGTTCCCAAGCACGCCGACATCCTCGACCACGCCCCCGACGGTCGCCGCTCGGAGTTGGAGGAGGTCCTCCAGCGCAAGCCGGTTCGCACGGCCTCCGGCGTCTCCCCGGTAGCCGTGATGACCTCGCCGCACACCTGCCCCCACGGGAAGTGTCTCTACTGTCCGGGCGGGCCGGCCTCGGAGTTCGACTCCTCGCAGTCGTACACGGGTCACGAGCCGGCGGCGGCCCGCGGCGTCCAGAACGACTACGACCCGTACGGACAGGTGACGCTGCGCTTGAACCAACTGCGGAAGATCGGCCACCCGGTGGACAAGGCCGAACTCATCGTGATGGGCGGGACGATGACCGCCCGGAGCCACGACTACCAGGAGTGGTTCGTGAAGCGGTGTCTGCAGGCGATGAACGAGTTCGACCCCGAGGCGGAGCCGACGCCCGCGGAGGAGGAGTCGTTCGCCGAGGAGTCGTACCCGTTCCGGTATCTGGAGGACGTCATCGCGGAGAACGAGACTGCCGCGGTCCGCAACATCGGGACCACCTTCGAGACCAAGCCGGACTGGTGTGACCCCGAGCAGATAGACCGGATGCTCCGGCTGGGCGGGACGAAGGTGGAGGTCGGGGTGCAGACGACCTACGAGCGCGTCAACCGTGAGATGCACCGCGGTCACGGCGTGCAGGCGAGCATCGACGCGAACCGCCGCCTGCGCGACGCCGGCTTCAAGGTGGGCTTCCACATGATGCCGGGCCAGCCGGGCATGTCGAAGGAGATGTGTCTGGAGGACTTCCGGCGCGTCTTCGAGCGCGCCGAGTGGAAGCCCGACTACCTGAAGATATACCCGACGCTCGTCGTGCGCGACACCCTGACCTACGACATGTGGCGGCGCGGCGAGTACGACCCCCTGACGAACGACGAGGCGGCCGAACTCGTCGCGGAGATCAAGTCGATGGTGCCCCGGTACACCCGGCTCCAGCGCGTCCAGCGGGACATCCCCGCGGACCACATCGACGCCGGGGTCTGGAAGTCGAACCTCCGACAGCTGGCGTGGAAGGAGATGGAGAAGCACGGCTGGGAGTGCGAGTGCATCCGGTGTCGCGAGGCCGGGATGAACGACGACGAGCCCGAGGACGTCGAACTCCGCGTCGATACCTACGAGGCGGGCGGCGGCACGGAGTACTTCATCAGCGTCGAGGACTTCGAGAAGGACCTGCTCGTGGGGTTCTGTCGCCTGCGGTTCCCGAACGACCCCGTGCGCCGGGAGCTGGCCGACGCGGCCGTCGTCCGGGAGCTCCACGTCTACGGGAGCGAGGTCGGCGTCGGCGGCCCGGAGAGCGAGGGCACCCACCAGCACCGCGGCTGGGGCCGCCGCCTCCTCGCGCGGGCCGAGGACATCGCCCGCGACGCCGGCTACGACGAGCTCGCGGTCATCTCCGGCATCGGCGTCCGGCAGTACTACCGCGAGAAGCTGGGATACCACCAGAACGGGCCGTACGTCAGCACGCGGCTCTGA
- a CDS encoding class I SAM-dependent methyltransferase yields MTDDAFEVEEEFLLIGRTYAEYAAMFGLDSPAGPVLDCGSGVGSFVAEARECGVAAVGADPAYTADRATLRERAADARARNTEQLREKRDAFVWDFYGDPATRADYLRRANERFLADYPAGPYVAAGLPALPFRDGAFGLALSANLLFLYDDRLSLEFHVDALSELARVADEARVFPLASLDRTRSEYVEPCLARLRERGHDPALREVDYEFQPGATTTLVV; encoded by the coding sequence GTGACCGACGACGCCTTCGAGGTCGAGGAGGAGTTCCTGCTCATCGGCCGCACATACGCCGAGTACGCCGCGATGTTCGGCCTCGACTCGCCCGCGGGCCCCGTCCTCGACTGCGGCTCCGGCGTCGGCTCGTTCGTCGCGGAGGCGCGCGAGTGCGGCGTGGCGGCCGTCGGCGCGGACCCGGCGTACACCGCCGACCGCGCGACCCTCCGGGAGCGAGCGGCCGACGCCCGCGCCCGCAACACCGAACAGCTCCGCGAGAAGCGCGACGCCTTCGTTTGGGACTTCTACGGCGACCCCGCTACCCGGGCCGACTACCTCCGGCGGGCGAACGAGCGCTTCCTCGCCGACTATCCGGCGGGGCCGTACGTCGCCGCCGGCCTGCCGGCCCTCCCCTTCCGCGACGGGGCGTTCGGGCTGGCGCTGTCGGCGAACCTGCTGTTCCTCTACGACGACCGGCTCTCCCTGGAGTTCCACGTCGACGCGCTGTCGGAACTCGCCCGCGTGGCGGACGAGGCGCGCGTCTTCCCGCTCGCGTCGCTCGACCGGACGCGGTCGGAGTACGTGGAGCCGTGTCTGGCGCGCCTGCGCGAGCGGGGACACGACCCGGCGCTCCGGGAGGTGGACTACGAGTTCCAGCCCGGCGCGACGACGACGCTCGTCGTTTAG
- a CDS encoding UPF0179 family protein, producing the protein MSKVTLIGTRLAEEGVEFVYGGESAACEGCPYRGQCLNLAEGHRYRVTGVRDNTQRLECAVHDDGVRAVEVEPAGMTANVPSNAAYAGSTASLAGSCPYTECPSHEYCEPAGADFDAEYRIEEVLGDPPHDYCMLERDLTLVEFAPGDGE; encoded by the coding sequence ATGTCGAAGGTCACGCTCATCGGCACCCGCCTCGCGGAGGAGGGCGTCGAGTTCGTCTACGGGGGTGAGTCGGCCGCCTGCGAGGGGTGCCCCTACCGCGGGCAGTGTCTCAACCTCGCGGAGGGGCACCGCTACCGCGTCACCGGCGTCCGGGACAACACCCAGCGGCTGGAGTGTGCCGTCCACGACGACGGCGTGCGCGCCGTCGAGGTCGAGCCCGCGGGGATGACGGCCAACGTCCCGTCGAACGCCGCCTACGCCGGCTCCACGGCGTCGCTCGCCGGGTCGTGCCCCTACACCGAGTGTCCGAGCCACGAGTACTGCGAGCCGGCGGGCGCCGACTTCGACGCCGAGTACCGCATCGAGGAGGTGCTCGGCGACCCGCCCCACGACTACTGCATGCTGGAACGCGACCTGACGCTCGTGGAGTTCGCCCCCGGCGACGGGGAGTAG
- a CDS encoding PrkA family serine protein kinase — MTDMETLQTLSEEYRDTIPTDLREARPFDWYLEECYADPRIARNAHQRVADMFDFYGTDYDEESGVVEYHLASEDPLDDGENVFYGREVHASIHEFVNKVKSGARGLGPEKRIKLLLGPVGSGKSDFDRRVRRYFEDYTARDAGRMYTFRWTNLRDVLRDQDPEDDTVRSPMNQDPLVLLPQRQRDRVIADLNERLDAPYTVRNDQALDPASEFYMDALLDHYDDDLAAVLETHVEVVRLVADENKRRAVETFEPKDKKNQDETELTGTVNYSKLAVYGESDPRAFDYSGAFCNANRGLFSGEELLKLQREFLYDFLHASQEQTIKPKNNPRIDIDQVIVGRTNMPEYRDKKGDEKMEAFNDRTKRIDFPYVLQYEAEAEIYGKMLRNADVPDINVEPHTLEMAGLFGVLTRITEPDGGEVSLLGKAKAYNGGSDEAEEVDVRKLRDEAAEATDIGEGMEGVSPRFIGDEIAEAIMDSMHRGRDFLSPLTTFNHLEGNLENHGSIPQENFERYHRYLELVREEYRERAIEDVRHALAYDVDEIRRQGEKYMDHVMAYIDDDTVEDSITGREQEPDEKFLRDVEGHLEVPEDRKDDFRQEVANWVSRRAREGSSFDPHDNDRLRRALERKLWEDKKHNINFSALVSSGDMDDDERSAWIAALTEQGYSEAGAREVLEFAGAEVARSEMEG; from the coding sequence ATGACCGACATGGAAACACTGCAGACGCTCTCCGAGGAGTACCGGGACACGATACCGACGGACCTGCGGGAGGCCCGCCCGTTCGACTGGTACTTGGAGGAGTGTTACGCCGACCCCCGAATCGCCCGCAACGCCCACCAGCGCGTCGCGGATATGTTCGACTTCTACGGCACCGACTACGACGAGGAGTCCGGTGTCGTCGAGTACCACCTCGCGAGCGAGGACCCCCTCGACGACGGGGAGAACGTCTTCTACGGCCGGGAGGTCCACGCCTCGATACACGAGTTCGTCAACAAGGTGAAGTCCGGCGCCCGCGGACTCGGCCCCGAGAAGCGCATCAAGCTCCTGCTCGGGCCGGTCGGCTCGGGCAAGTCCGACTTCGACCGGCGGGTCCGCCGCTACTTCGAGGACTACACCGCCCGCGACGCGGGGCGGATGTACACCTTCCGGTGGACGAACCTCCGCGACGTGCTCCGCGACCAGGACCCCGAGGACGACACCGTCCGGTCGCCGATGAACCAGGACCCGCTCGTCCTGCTGCCCCAGCGGCAACGGGACCGCGTCATCGCGGACCTGAACGAGCGGCTCGACGCGCCGTACACGGTGCGCAACGACCAGGCGCTCGACCCCGCCTCGGAGTTCTACATGGACGCGCTGCTCGACCACTACGACGACGACCTCGCGGCCGTCCTGGAGACCCACGTCGAGGTGGTGCGGCTGGTCGCCGACGAGAACAAGCGCCGCGCCGTCGAGACGTTCGAGCCGAAGGACAAGAAGAACCAGGACGAGACGGAGCTGACGGGCACGGTCAACTACTCGAAGCTCGCGGTGTACGGCGAGTCCGACCCGCGCGCGTTCGACTACTCCGGCGCGTTCTGTAACGCGAACCGCGGGCTGTTCTCCGGCGAGGAGCTGTTGAAGCTCCAGCGGGAGTTCCTCTACGACTTCCTGCACGCCTCCCAGGAGCAGACCATCAAGCCGAAGAACAACCCCCGAATCGACATCGACCAGGTCATCGTCGGCCGGACGAACATGCCCGAGTACCGGGACAAGAAGGGCGACGAGAAGATGGAGGCGTTCAACGACCGGACGAAGCGCATCGACTTCCCGTACGTCCTCCAGTACGAGGCCGAGGCCGAGATATACGGGAAGATGCTGCGCAACGCCGACGTGCCGGACATCAACGTCGAGCCGCACACCCTGGAGATGGCGGGGCTGTTCGGCGTCCTCACGCGCATCACCGAGCCGGACGGCGGCGAGGTGTCGCTGCTCGGGAAGGCGAAGGCGTACAACGGCGGGAGCGACGAGGCCGAGGAGGTCGACGTGCGGAAGCTCCGCGACGAGGCCGCCGAGGCGACCGACATCGGCGAGGGGATGGAGGGCGTCTCGCCCCGGTTCATCGGCGACGAGATCGCCGAGGCCATCATGGACTCGATGCACCGCGGCCGGGACTTCCTCTCGCCGCTGACGACGTTCAACCACCTGGAGGGGAACCTGGAGAACCACGGCTCCATCCCGCAGGAGAACTTCGAGCGCTACCACCGGTACCTCGAACTCGTCCGCGAGGAGTACAGGGAGCGCGCCATCGAGGACGTGCGCCACGCCCTCGCGTACGACGTGGACGAGATACGCCGGCAGGGCGAGAAGTACATGGACCACGTGATGGCGTACATCGACGACGACACCGTCGAGGACTCCATCACGGGCCGCGAGCAGGAACCGGACGAGAAGTTCCTCCGCGACGTGGAGGGCCACCTCGAAGTGCCGGAGGACCGGAAGGACGACTTCCGCCAGGAGGTCGCCAACTGGGTCAGCCGGCGCGCCCGCGAGGGCTCGTCGTTCGACCCGCATGACAACGACCGCCTGCGCCGCGCGCTCGAACGCAAGCTGTGGGAGGACAAGAAGCACAACATCAACTTCTCCGCGCTGGTGTCGAGCGGCGACATGGACGACGACGAGCGGAGCGCGTGGATCGCCGCGCTGACCGAGCAGGGCTACTCCGAGGCCGGGGCCCGCGAGGTGCTGGAGTTCGCCGGCGCGGAGGTCGCCCGCTCCGAGATGGAAGGATGA
- a CDS encoding SDR family NAD(P)-dependent oxidoreductase, translated as MLDGTTAFVTGASGGIGRQIAYTLADHGATVACAARGDGIEETAAELGDDGIAVRTDVTDEDSVAAAIADTVDAFGGLDCLVNNAGVAGPTQPFDRLDPSDIQETVAVNVTGAATCAKHAADHLRASERGSVVNIGSIGGKLPYPNRVPYAVSKMGLIGLTRTLAYELGRDDVTVNTVLPGPVAGDRIEDVVAKQERLAEVEDAEPYAIGPDDFALPDYVVEAEEVAEQVAYLAGPHGRHVTAQEIGVDAGGTWY; from the coding sequence ATGCTCGACGGAACCACCGCCTTCGTCACGGGCGCGAGCGGCGGCATCGGCCGACAGATAGCCTACACGCTCGCGGACCACGGCGCGACGGTCGCCTGTGCGGCCCGCGGCGACGGCATCGAGGAGACGGCCGCCGAACTCGGCGACGACGGCATCGCCGTCCGTACGGACGTGACCGACGAGGACAGCGTCGCTGCCGCGATAGCCGACACCGTGGACGCCTTCGGCGGGCTGGACTGTCTCGTGAACAACGCCGGCGTCGCCGGCCCCACGCAACCGTTCGACCGCCTCGACCCGAGCGACATCCAGGAGACCGTGGCCGTGAACGTCACCGGCGCCGCGACGTGTGCGAAACACGCCGCGGACCACCTGCGCGCGAGCGAGCGCGGGAGCGTCGTCAACATCGGCTCCATCGGGGGGAAGCTCCCCTACCCCAACCGAGTCCCCTACGCCGTCTCGAAGATGGGGCTCATCGGACTCACCCGGACGCTCGCGTACGAACTCGGGCGCGACGACGTGACGGTCAACACCGTGCTCCCGGGGCCGGTCGCGGGCGACCGCATCGAGGACGTGGTCGCCAAGCAGGAACGGCTCGCGGAGGTCGAGGACGCCGAGCCGTACGCCATCGGCCCGGACGACTTCGCGCTCCCCGACTACGTGGTCGAGGCCGAGGAGGTGGCCGAACAGGTCGCCTACCTCGCGGGCCCGCACGGGCGACACGTCACGGCACAGGAGATCGGCGTGGACGCCGGCGGGACGTGGTACTGA
- a CDS encoding DUF5820 family protein produces MTDLPEGWTRWSEGERKLVWAYRPDVFDGGAFPPPCLPTLYVTRGKRSRRPGAERNDDPDTPWYVTLFLEPEVSGDEREYPDREAAVAGATHLARAFAAGEVDYRGLYQVPREEYFARLDELTGR; encoded by the coding sequence ATGACCGACCTGCCCGAGGGGTGGACGCGCTGGAGCGAGGGCGAGCGGAAACTCGTCTGGGCCTACCGGCCGGACGTGTTCGACGGCGGGGCGTTCCCCCCGCCGTGTCTGCCGACGCTGTACGTCACGCGGGGGAAGCGGTCGCGCCGGCCGGGCGCCGAGCGGAACGACGACCCCGACACGCCGTGGTACGTCACCCTCTTCCTCGAACCGGAGGTGAGCGGCGACGAGCGGGAGTACCCCGACCGGGAGGCGGCCGTCGCGGGCGCGACCCACCTGGCCCGCGCGTTCGCCGCGGGCGAGGTGGACTACCGGGGGCTGTATCAGGTCCCCCGCGAGGAGTACTTCGCGCGGCTGGACGAACTCACGGGCCGGTAG
- a CDS encoding OB-fold nucleic acid binding domain-containing protein — translation MGKCIICGTSTDGPVCDTHQEDVVFEFRGDRAGQLTEGRFYRGVVDGYADFGVFIDLSPRVTGLLHRSKIDKRLESLDWEPGDSVYVQVTNVRDNGDVDLGWSIRQTDREFRGTLIDEPEGDRLPDEEEEEDAGDDARSAESADASRVADDMEADVADEPETASGGSQASVQVEQEPEREVEAETETPADDAGAEVEAETEAETESETAVEAETDAESGADDATDLGYARLPVGDLRDHVGENVRLEGEVVSVRQTSGPTVFELGDESGVVDCAAFVEAGVRAYPEVETGDVVRLDGEVRVRRDELQVETEALVALEGDERETVETRMADALDAEASPDAFEPLAEDGVVADIVDDVEAVATTIRRAVLESRPVVVRHDATTDGYVAGAAIERAVLPLVREEHANTDAPYHYFDRRPLEAGSYDMNDATKDTTRMLDNRERHDEKLPLFVFAAAGSTADSLDGLELLDLYGVETVVVDGIEAADAVRDLAAGTATVAGTTAGVVAANVAAAVNDDVRDDLGHLPAVTFWEDTPEAYAALAEEAGIDAAAAGRLREAVALEAFYQSYEDKRELIIDLLFDQEVGLAEAVSEQFREKLDAELAVAEANIETRDVDGTAVSVLDTQAYTHRFDFPPKALLLDELHRRGRDDTPVVVGHATDELFVRATGDVDLDAVAEDAAERAPTAGISAQGLRTGKLAFLSGRREEAVDAVLAATVDRL, via the coding sequence ATGGGTAAGTGCATTATCTGTGGCACGTCCACTGATGGGCCCGTCTGCGACACGCATCAGGAGGACGTCGTCTTCGAGTTCCGCGGCGACCGAGCCGGACAGCTGACCGAGGGCCGCTTCTACCGCGGCGTCGTCGACGGCTACGCCGACTTCGGCGTCTTCATCGACCTCTCGCCGCGCGTCACCGGCCTCCTCCACCGCTCGAAGATCGACAAGCGCCTCGAATCGCTGGACTGGGAGCCGGGCGACTCCGTCTACGTGCAGGTGACGAACGTGCGCGACAACGGCGACGTGGACCTCGGCTGGTCCATCCGGCAGACCGACCGGGAGTTCCGCGGCACGCTCATCGACGAGCCGGAGGGCGACCGGCTCCCGGACGAGGAGGAAGAGGAGGACGCGGGCGACGACGCACGATCAGCTGAATCCGCGGACGCCTCCCGCGTCGCAGACGACATGGAGGCCGACGTCGCCGACGAGCCGGAGACGGCGAGTGGCGGCTCGCAAGCGAGCGTGCAGGTCGAGCAGGAACCGGAGCGGGAAGTCGAGGCGGAGACCGAGACCCCGGCCGACGACGCCGGGGCCGAGGTCGAAGCCGAGACCGAAGCGGAGACCGAGAGCGAGACAGCGGTAGAGGCCGAAACCGACGCCGAGAGCGGGGCCGACGACGCGACCGACCTCGGCTACGCGCGGCTCCCGGTCGGCGACCTCCGCGACCACGTCGGCGAGAACGTCCGGCTGGAGGGCGAGGTCGTCTCCGTCCGCCAGACCTCCGGACCGACGGTGTTCGAACTCGGCGACGAGTCGGGCGTCGTCGACTGTGCCGCGTTCGTCGAGGCCGGCGTCCGCGCGTACCCCGAGGTGGAGACCGGGGACGTCGTCCGGCTCGACGGCGAGGTGCGCGTCCGCCGCGACGAACTGCAGGTGGAGACCGAGGCGCTCGTGGCGCTGGAGGGCGACGAGCGCGAGACGGTCGAGACGCGGATGGCCGACGCGCTCGACGCCGAGGCCAGCCCGGACGCCTTCGAGCCGCTGGCCGAGGACGGCGTGGTGGCCGACATCGTGGACGACGTCGAGGCCGTGGCGACCACCATCCGGCGCGCGGTGCTGGAGTCGCGCCCGGTCGTCGTCCGCCACGACGCGACGACGGACGGCTACGTGGCCGGCGCGGCCATCGAACGCGCCGTCCTCCCGCTCGTGCGCGAGGAACACGCCAACACGGACGCCCCGTACCACTACTTCGACCGTCGCCCGCTCGAAGCCGGGAGCTACGACATGAACGACGCGACGAAGGACACGACGCGGATGCTCGACAACCGCGAGCGCCACGACGAGAAGCTCCCGCTGTTCGTGTTCGCGGCCGCCGGCTCGACCGCCGACTCGCTGGACGGGCTGGAACTGCTCGACCTCTACGGCGTCGAGACGGTCGTCGTGGACGGCATCGAGGCCGCCGACGCGGTGCGCGACCTCGCGGCCGGGACGGCGACCGTCGCCGGCACGACCGCCGGCGTCGTCGCCGCCAACGTGGCCGCCGCGGTCAACGACGACGTGCGCGACGACCTGGGTCACCTCCCCGCCGTGACGTTCTGGGAGGACACGCCCGAGGCGTACGCGGCCCTCGCCGAGGAGGCCGGCATCGACGCCGCCGCGGCGGGCCGCCTGCGCGAGGCCGTCGCGCTGGAGGCGTTCTACCAGAGCTACGAGGACAAGCGCGAGCTCATCATCGACCTGCTGTTCGACCAGGAGGTCGGGCTCGCCGAGGCGGTCTCCGAGCAGTTCCGCGAGAAGCTCGACGCCGAGCTCGCCGTCGCCGAGGCGAACATCGAGACGCGCGACGTGGACGGCACGGCCGTCTCCGTGCTCGACACGCAGGCGTACACCCACCGCTTCGACTTCCCGCCGAAGGCGCTGCTGCTCGACGAGCTCCACCGCCGCGGGCGCGACGACACGCCCGTGGTCGTCGGCCACGCGACGGACGAGCTGTTCGTCCGCGCGACGGGCGACGTGGACCTCGACGCGGTCGCCGAGGACGCCGCCGAGCGCGCGCCGACCGCCGGCATCTCCGCGCAGGGGCTCCGCACCGGGAAGCTCGCCTTCCTGTCGGGCCGGCGCGAGGAGGCCGTCGACGCCGTCCTCGCGGCCACGGTCGACCGGCTGTAA
- a CDS encoding succinylglutamate desuccinylase/aspartoacylase domain-containing protein translates to MRVEQLGEGEPDLAIVGSIHGDEPCGARAVERLLLEAPDVSRPVKLVVANEEALERNVRYVEEDLNRAFPGAPDADTHEGRLAHELLAELRGCTVLSMHSTQSYDRPFALSTDTDALARAVVPHLGVDALVQTGEFAEGRLIDFIDVVEVECGYQGSDEAAENAYRLCREFLGAVGALGEASPERTDIPVFRLERQLPKPVGATEYETYAENFERVAEGDRYARADDEEFVAERPFYPILLSAYGYENVFGYAGSLVGRLDDHAEADPEPTPER, encoded by the coding sequence ATGCGTGTCGAACAGTTGGGCGAGGGGGAGCCGGACCTCGCCATCGTCGGGAGCATCCACGGCGACGAGCCGTGCGGTGCGCGGGCGGTGGAGCGACTGCTCCTCGAGGCCCCCGACGTGAGCCGCCCGGTGAAGCTCGTCGTCGCCAACGAGGAGGCGCTCGAACGCAACGTCCGTTACGTCGAGGAGGACCTCAACCGCGCGTTCCCCGGCGCGCCCGACGCCGACACCCACGAGGGACGGTTGGCCCACGAGCTACTGGCCGAACTCCGCGGCTGTACCGTCCTCTCGATGCACTCCACGCAGTCGTACGACCGTCCCTTCGCGCTCTCGACGGACACGGACGCGCTGGCCCGCGCCGTCGTCCCCCACCTCGGCGTGGACGCGCTCGTCCAGACGGGCGAGTTCGCCGAGGGCCGGCTCATCGACTTCATCGACGTGGTCGAGGTCGAGTGCGGCTACCAGGGCTCCGACGAGGCCGCGGAGAACGCCTACCGGCTCTGCCGGGAGTTCCTCGGGGCCGTCGGTGCGCTCGGCGAAGCCTCGCCCGAGCGGACGGACATCCCCGTCTTCCGGCTCGAACGACAGCTCCCCAAGCCCGTCGGCGCGACGGAGTACGAGACGTACGCCGAGAACTTCGAGCGCGTCGCGGAGGGGGACCGCTACGCCCGCGCCGACGACGAGGAGTTCGTCGCGGAGCGGCCCTTCTACCCGATACTGCTGTCGGCGTACGGGTACGAGAACGTCTTCGGCTACGCCGGGTCGCTCGTCGGCCGGCTGGACGACCACGCCGAGGCGGACCCGGAGCCGACGCCCGAGCGCTAA